In Comamonas sp. lk, the following proteins share a genomic window:
- a CDS encoding 2Fe-2S iron-sulfur cluster-binding protein, giving the protein MQQRIEFYATINGQKTGPHDLPQDLMMIEFLQEYQGLTGTRLGCGQGVCRACTIIVDEPGKGSHTVPACVTGVSWLNGKSIRTIEGAAATDDKGQITASAVQKAFLEHFSFQCGYCTPGFVNSATVLMEKLRAKPVPANEVEEAVQAALDPHICRCTGYVRYYHAVRDLILATPGLTTGQRTREVSQHG; this is encoded by the coding sequence ATGCAGCAACGTATTGAGTTTTACGCCACCATCAACGGCCAAAAGACCGGCCCGCATGATCTGCCCCAGGACTTGATGATGATCGAGTTTCTGCAGGAGTATCAGGGCCTAACGGGCACGCGCCTGGGCTGCGGCCAGGGCGTGTGCCGGGCTTGCACCATCATCGTGGACGAACCCGGCAAGGGCTCGCACACCGTGCCTGCCTGCGTGACCGGCGTCAGCTGGCTCAACGGCAAAAGCATACGCACCATCGAAGGCGCGGCGGCTACCGATGACAAGGGCCAGATCACGGCTTCGGCGGTGCAAAAAGCATTTCTGGAGCATTTTTCCTTTCAGTGCGGCTATTGCACGCCGGGCTTTGTCAACTCGGCCACGGTGCTGATGGAAAAACTGCGTGCCAAGCCCGTGCCCGCCAACGAGGTGGAAGAGGCGGTGCAGGCAGCGCTGGACCCGCATATCTGCCGCTGCACCGGCTATGTGCGCTACTACCACGCCGTGCGCGATCTGATTTTGGCCACGCCCGGTTTGACCACCGGCCAGCGCACGCGAGAGGTCAGCCAGCATGGATAA
- the dcd gene encoding dCTP deaminase, translating to MSIKSDKWIRHMAEQHGMIEPYEPGQVRQVDGKKVISYGTSSYGYDIRCAREFKVFTNIHSTVVDPKNFDEKSFVDFEGDYCIIPPNSFALARTVEYFRIPRDVLTVCLGKSTYARCGIIVNVTPFEPEWEGYVTLEFSNTTPLPAKIYAGEGCAQVLFFQGDEQCETSYKDRNGKYQGQHGVTLPKA from the coding sequence ATGAGCATCAAGAGCGACAAATGGATCCGTCATATGGCGGAACAGCACGGCATGATCGAGCCCTATGAGCCCGGTCAGGTGCGTCAGGTCGACGGCAAGAAGGTCATCAGCTACGGCACCTCAAGCTACGGCTACGACATTCGCTGCGCGCGTGAATTCAAAGTGTTCACCAATATTCACAGCACCGTGGTCGACCCCAAGAATTTCGACGAAAAAAGCTTTGTCGATTTCGAGGGCGACTACTGCATCATTCCGCCCAACAGCTTTGCGTTGGCCCGCACGGTGGAGTACTTCCGCATTCCGCGCGATGTGCTGACCGTGTGCCTGGGCAAGAGCACCTATGCCCGCTGCGGCATCATCGTCAACGTGACGCCCTTCGAACCCGAGTGGGAAGGCTATGTGACGCTGGAGTTCTCCAACACCACGCCGCTGCCGGCCAAAATCTATGCCGGTGAAGGCTGCGCCCAGGTGCTGTTCTTCCAGGGCGACGAGCAGTGCGAGACCAGCTACAAGGACCGTAACGGTAAGTACCAGGGCCAGCATGGCGTGACCTTGCCCAAGGCCTGA
- a CDS encoding HIT family protein has product MPMFIDNSPPGECIFCKLVKGEIPSAKVYEDELTIAFMDIGQASLGHVLVASKRHAVDLLELTPEEAAAVMQTAQRVAAAAAKAFAPDGINLFQANGAPAGQTVFHFHLHVLPRFAGDGLSVTWKREEPGPAVLAELAQKLQLAMQ; this is encoded by the coding sequence ATGCCCATGTTTATCGACAACTCCCCGCCCGGCGAATGCATTTTCTGCAAGCTGGTCAAGGGCGAGATTCCTTCGGCCAAAGTCTATGAAGACGAGCTGACGATTGCCTTCATGGACATAGGCCAGGCCAGCCTGGGCCATGTGCTGGTGGCCAGCAAGCGCCATGCTGTGGATCTGCTGGAGCTGACACCCGAGGAAGCCGCTGCTGTGATGCAGACCGCCCAGCGCGTTGCGGCGGCGGCGGCCAAAGCGTTTGCGCCCGATGGCATCAACCTCTTCCAGGCCAATGGCGCACCGGCAGGCCAGACCGTATTCCACTTTCACCTGCATGTGCTGCCGCGTTTTGCGGGCGACGGCCTGTCCGTGACCTGGAAGCGCGAGGAACCCGGCCCTGCCGTGCTGGCCGAGCTGGCGCAAAAGCTCCAACTGGCCATGCAGTAA
- a CDS encoding LacI family DNA-binding transcriptional regulator, with translation MADSPTPRITISDVARQAGVSRTTVSHALNGRGQVDPATRLKVEEAARALGYRPNRHAQRLRTGGANMIALMSSMPATVSGGPSRLGFFMEVAAVAASSALERGLAMVLVPPLKSGQTPLSSLDIDGALVIEPQAGDPLLAELLAQGLPVVSIGRPGGDEVDVPYVDLLSGPATQVLLTHMQAAGAKRIALVVGSSRRTSYAQAEQAYAAMAEGYGMPPVVLRMDEALGESGGYAAAQQLLAEHPQLDALLVMVDTFAVGAARYVQEAGLRIPEDLILATRYDGLRARSCEPPLTALDLHLEEVAQQAVDLLFEHLRGDTSRRMTSSPLPALAIRRSTQRHQR, from the coding sequence ATGGCTGACTCGCCAACCCCACGCATCACCATTTCCGACGTGGCCAGACAAGCCGGTGTTTCGCGCACCACGGTGTCCCACGCGCTCAATGGTCGCGGTCAGGTCGATCCAGCCACGCGCTTGAAGGTGGAGGAAGCGGCGCGCGCCCTGGGCTACCGCCCCAACCGCCATGCCCAGCGCCTGCGCACCGGGGGCGCGAACATGATTGCGCTGATGTCGTCCATGCCGGCCACCGTCTCGGGCGGGCCCTCGCGCCTGGGCTTTTTCATGGAAGTGGCGGCTGTCGCCGCCTCTTCGGCGCTGGAGCGCGGCCTGGCCATGGTGCTGGTGCCGCCGCTCAAATCCGGTCAGACCCCGCTGAGCAGTCTGGACATTGACGGCGCGCTGGTCATCGAGCCCCAGGCCGGCGATCCGCTGCTGGCCGAGCTGCTGGCCCAAGGCCTGCCCGTGGTCTCGATAGGCCGGCCCGGCGGCGATGAGGTGGATGTGCCTTATGTGGACTTGCTGTCCGGCCCGGCCACCCAGGTGCTGCTGACCCATATGCAAGCGGCAGGTGCCAAGCGGATTGCGCTGGTGGTGGGATCATCGCGCCGCACCTCCTACGCCCAGGCCGAGCAGGCCTACGCCGCCATGGCCGAAGGCTATGGCATGCCGCCCGTGGTGCTGCGCATGGACGAAGCCCTGGGCGAGAGCGGCGGCTACGCAGCGGCGCAGCAACTGCTAGCCGAGCATCCGCAGCTCGATGCTCTGCTGGTCATGGTGGACACTTTTGCCGTGGGCGCCGCCCGTTATGTGCAGGAGGCCGGTCTGCGCATCCCCGAAGACTTGATCCTGGCCACGCGCTACGACGGTCTGCGTGCCCGCAGCTGCGAGCCGCCACTGACGGCACTGGATCTGCATCTGGAAGAGGTGGCCCAGCAAGCAGTCGATCTGCTGTTCGAGCATTTGCGCGGCGATACCAGCCGCCGCATGACCAGCAGCCCCCTGCCCGCTCTGGCCATCCGCCGCTCCACCCAGCGCCATCAGCGCTGA
- the guaD gene encoding guanine deaminase, which produces MKIYRSALLRFADDGQAVYDSDALLAVAPDERGVQRVVAAGSWQSLAAQYIDREGVEVIHLPGRLLAPGFVDLHIHYPQTDVIGAPAAGLLPWLENYTFPHESRFHDREYADSVADFFMDELQRNGVTTALAFATSHPTSVDAIMTAAQKRQMRMIAGKVMQDRNSPDGVRDDTEQSLIDTETLIQRWHGVDRLGYAITPRFAPTSTDAQLRGAGELAAKYSDVWIQSHVAENLDEIAWVKQLFPQARSYLAVYENFGLMRERAVYAHSIWLDETDRELMRSTRSAAAVSPTSNLFLASGFFDYLKADEAQMLYGLASDVGGGMSFSPFRTMQAAYVVGRESHTKQGQSLSPQNLWWQHTAGAARALGLTGVVGNLQPGCEADFVVINPACTPLMERKTGQARDLDELLFAMIILGDDRLIEQTIVSQAK; this is translated from the coding sequence ATGAAGATCTACCGTAGTGCTCTGCTGCGCTTTGCCGATGACGGCCAAGCTGTTTATGACTCTGACGCCTTGCTGGCCGTCGCGCCCGATGAGCGTGGCGTGCAGCGCGTGGTGGCTGCAGGTAGCTGGCAGTCGCTGGCGGCGCAGTACATCGACCGCGAAGGCGTGGAAGTCATCCACCTGCCGGGACGCCTGCTGGCGCCGGGTTTTGTGGACTTGCATATCCACTATCCGCAAACCGATGTGATTGGCGCACCGGCCGCCGGCCTGCTGCCCTGGCTGGAAAATTACACTTTTCCCCATGAGTCGCGCTTTCACGACCGCGAGTACGCCGACAGCGTGGCCGACTTCTTCATGGACGAGTTGCAGCGCAATGGCGTGACCACGGCCCTGGCTTTTGCCACCTCGCATCCGACCTCGGTGGACGCCATCATGACGGCTGCGCAAAAGCGTCAGATGCGCATGATTGCCGGCAAGGTCATGCAAGACCGCAACAGCCCCGACGGCGTGCGCGACGATACCGAACAAAGCCTGATCGACACCGAGACGCTGATCCAGCGCTGGCATGGCGTGGATCGTCTGGGCTATGCCATCACCCCGCGTTTTGCGCCCACCAGCACCGATGCCCAGCTGCGCGGCGCCGGCGAGCTGGCGGCCAAGTACAGCGATGTGTGGATCCAGTCCCATGTGGCCGAGAACCTGGACGAGATTGCCTGGGTCAAGCAATTGTTCCCGCAGGCGCGCAGCTATCTGGCGGTCTATGAGAACTTTGGCCTGATGCGCGAGCGTGCGGTCTATGCCCACAGCATCTGGCTGGATGAAACCGATCGCGAGCTCATGCGCAGCACGCGCTCGGCGGCGGCGGTGAGCCCGACCAGCAATCTGTTTCTGGCCAGCGGCTTCTTCGACTACCTCAAGGCCGACGAAGCCCAGATGCTTTACGGCCTGGCCAGCGATGTGGGTGGCGGCATGAGCTTTTCGCCGTTTCGCACCATGCAGGCCGCCTATGTGGTGGGCCGCGAAAGCCATACCAAGCAGGGCCAGAGTCTGTCGCCGCAAAACCTGTGGTGGCAGCACACGGCGGGCGCGGCGCGGGCCCTGGGTCTGACCGGCGTGGTCGGCAATCTGCAGCCCGGCTGCGAAGCGGACTTTGTCGTCATCAACCCGGCCTGCACGCCGCTGATGGAACGCAAGACCGGCCAGGCGCGCGATCTGGACGAGCTGCTGTTTGCCATGATCATCTTGGGAGATGACCGCCTGATTGAGCAAACCATTGTTTCTCAAGCAAAATAG
- a CDS encoding cytochrome c, with protein MDKRKLTRIAAAVAAAGVLLLGAMYIAGSSSGSVPPASVDLSQLSPEHKQQLSERGLQVFRAADCAACHSSPTTGAELAGGMAMVTPMGTLYGTNISPSKEHGIGNWSADDLYRAVARGMAPGRKNLYPAMPYASYHDITRADVDALWVWLQQQPAVEVPNRAAEMHFPFSIRPAVALWNALERPASQSAPKAAPAAANDADLLIERGRYLVNTLGHCGECHTPRTASFAMDLKQSLAGNVIEGAYAPDLRPEAMVQRGWNEGDLLQFMRTGLSPQGVMTMGMFPVLEHSSSQMDEAELKAMAAYLMRGDKAGTAAAVPAVAAKLEPLQDVAPQTQVSANGQRVYLGLCAGCHGVDGQGQPHSSLRLDTNTTAMFPTPLNLVRVIREGLTERDLAHGERMQAMPGFAQQLSDQDMADLVNYMRVRWGRQKGDVTPAQVADLIKTAESH; from the coding sequence ATGGATAAGCGCAAGTTGACCCGAATCGCCGCGGCTGTGGCCGCAGCCGGCGTACTGCTGCTAGGCGCCATGTATATCGCCGGCAGTTCCAGCGGCAGCGTGCCGCCCGCCAGCGTGGACTTGAGCCAGCTCAGCCCCGAGCACAAGCAGCAGCTGTCCGAACGCGGCCTGCAGGTGTTTCGCGCGGCCGACTGCGCTGCCTGCCACAGCTCGCCCACCACGGGTGCCGAGCTGGCCGGCGGCATGGCCATGGTTACGCCCATGGGCACGCTGTATGGCACGAATATCTCGCCCTCCAAGGAGCACGGCATAGGCAACTGGTCGGCCGACGATCTATACCGCGCCGTGGCGCGCGGCATGGCTCCGGGGCGTAAGAATCTGTATCCGGCCATGCCTTATGCCAGCTACCACGACATCACACGTGCCGACGTGGATGCGCTGTGGGTCTGGCTGCAGCAGCAGCCGGCGGTGGAAGTGCCCAACCGTGCGGCCGAGATGCACTTTCCCTTCAGCATCCGCCCGGCCGTGGCCTTGTGGAATGCGCTGGAGCGTCCGGCCAGCCAGTCCGCCCCCAAGGCGGCACCTGCTGCGGCCAATGACGCCGATCTCTTGATAGAGCGCGGCCGCTATCTGGTCAATACCCTGGGCCATTGCGGCGAATGCCATACGCCGCGTACCGCCAGCTTTGCCATGGACTTGAAGCAGTCCCTGGCCGGCAACGTGATCGAAGGCGCTTACGCCCCCGATCTGCGACCCGAAGCCATGGTCCAGCGCGGCTGGAACGAGGGCGATCTGCTGCAATTCATGCGCACCGGTCTTTCGCCCCAGGGCGTGATGACCATGGGCATGTTCCCCGTGCTCGAGCATTCCAGCTCGCAGATGGACGAGGCCGAGCTCAAGGCCATGGCTGCCTATCTGATGCGGGGCGACAAGGCCGGTACAGCTGCTGCGGTGCCTGCCGTAGCCGCCAAGCTTGAGCCTTTGCAGGACGTAGCGCCTCAGACCCAGGTTTCGGCCAATGGCCAGCGGGTGTATCTGGGCCTGTGCGCGGGCTGCCACGGGGTGGATGGTCAGGGGCAGCCGCATTCCTCGCTGCGCCTCGACACCAACACCACGGCCATGTTTCCCACGCCGCTCAATCTGGTGCGGGTGATTCGCGAAGGCCTGACTGAGCGCGATCTGGCCCACGGCGAGCGCATGCAGGCCATGCCGGGCTTTGCCCAGCAGCTGTCCGATCAGGACATGGCCGATCTGGTCAATTACATGCGGGTGCGCTGGGGTCGTCAGAAGGGTGATGTGACGCCGGCCCAGGTGGCGGATCTCATCAAGACCGCAGAGTCTCACTGA
- a CDS encoding adenosine deaminase: MNHTIPQIAASRLPELLRAMPKAELHMHIEGSLEPELIFALAQRNQVELPYDSVEALRAAYAFTDLQSFLDIYYAGASVLLYEQDFYDMARAYLNRAAADNVVHTEIFFDPQTHTARGVGMETVINGLYRACRDAQISQGISATLILSFLRHLSEEDALATLEEALPLRDRFIGVGLDSSEVGNPPEKFARVFARCKELGLHLVAHAGEEGPPAYIWGALDTLKVARIDHGVQSEKDELLMQRLVREQVPLTVCPLSNLKLCVVDDLADHNLPRLLEAGLKVMINSDDPAYFGGYVNENYTQLFAATGMGADQAYQLARNSLEASFASDAQKAGWIAQLDAVFAKFGAAA, from the coding sequence ATGAACCATACCATCCCACAGATAGCGGCCTCGCGCCTGCCCGAGCTGCTGCGCGCCATGCCCAAGGCCGAGCTGCATATGCACATCGAAGGCTCGCTGGAGCCCGAGCTGATTTTCGCCCTGGCCCAGCGCAACCAGGTCGAGCTGCCCTATGACAGCGTGGAGGCCTTGCGCGCCGCCTACGCTTTCACCGATCTGCAGAGCTTTCTGGATATCTACTACGCCGGCGCCAGCGTGCTGCTGTACGAGCAGGATTTCTACGACATGGCGCGCGCCTATCTGAACCGCGCCGCCGCCGACAACGTGGTGCATACCGAGATCTTCTTCGATCCCCAGACCCATACCGCCCGCGGCGTGGGCATGGAGACCGTGATCAACGGTCTGTACCGCGCCTGCCGCGATGCGCAGATCTCGCAAGGCATCTCGGCCACGCTGATCCTGAGCTTTCTGCGCCATCTGAGCGAGGAAGACGCTTTGGCCACGCTGGAGGAGGCGCTGCCGCTGCGCGACCGCTTCATAGGCGTGGGCCTGGATAGCAGCGAAGTGGGCAACCCGCCCGAGAAGTTTGCCCGCGTGTTTGCGCGCTGCAAGGAGCTGGGCCTGCATCTGGTGGCCCATGCGGGCGAGGAAGGGCCGCCGGCCTATATCTGGGGCGCGCTCGACACCTTGAAGGTGGCACGCATAGACCACGGCGTGCAGTCCGAGAAGGACGAGCTGCTGATGCAGCGCCTGGTGCGCGAGCAGGTGCCGCTGACGGTGTGTCCGCTGTCCAACCTCAAGCTCTGTGTGGTGGACGATCTGGCCGATCACAACCTGCCGCGTCTGCTGGAGGCCGGACTCAAGGTCATGATCAACTCGGACGATCCGGCCTACTTCGGCGGCTATGTGAACGAGAACTACACCCAGCTGTTTGCCGCCACCGGCATGGGCGCGGACCAGGCCTACCAGCTGGCGCGCAACAGCCTGGAAGCCAGCTTTGCCAGCGATGCGCAAAAAGCCGGCTGGATTGCCCAGCTGGATGCGGTGTTTGCAAAGTTTGGCGCTGCAGCCTGA
- a CDS encoding molybdopterin cofactor-binding domain-containing protein, whose product MNVPKSDLSRRSFLKATAALGVMAGVRPLEQALAQMVEPASAQDAGWMADGRLRYRRDGMAKVTGQKLFAVDLRAKDMPGWPAQQSYALLIMIPRADRIFAGLDLSVLGQEFAPDVLVDAQRVQADGVLMPEPVFYGNYFLPKGQVSPMLGQPVALGIWHDYERYREAVRRLRFNDSIFQYGAAATPPQRKPYVAARYVRMGAESHDEADLYAPLTHGIVRPALTGPEVQWPGVDDPKHGKAMQYAGEIQQLMQQPPEGLKVFSRDYQSQSTEPAALEPENGLAWYDGAKGVMHMVGATQAPHATAAHVVSMVKASRFALHEMDYLSAYTVGYGQKEHHSFPYYVALAALYAQGRPVRLALDRWQQFQFALKRHPFDLKTSIAVDDQGQFQAFTVDMRGDGGGTMNFSPSVGTLGVASSQSVYYFPKSDLSVAVYPSAEVTAGSVRGYGTLQSMAPTEMLVDEIAEQLQMDAIALRQKNMLRTGLRNTQGSVPAGHLRIGEILELAAKDSVWTQRAKRKAEYEAASPGMLYGVGFAAVQKSFGTAGEAALALIELSPDGKLKMKHITAEIGTGTTTAQMLAAQPFLGRPIDEVEFAAQKWPQMPVHTEDKPNSTPQADEDRQSQDPYWVPSFTSPQSASNSAYYFTHTTRQAAKLLLAHGLWPAALSIWGNPFGGPLQAMPVTLDQAEWVDGKLVAGAMPPLSFERLAERAHALGLVTGVCVHTFNRRSWASAEFELDGKRFAAEIDALSVRWGEGADAAKKAAMDSGGYAFQPRVKVSYPPVHRLAAGAVYYAPCATLVELAVSSGTGKVSLLGHKTWLDCGAQIVPELVSGQLQGGVAMGIGHALYEELPLGPTGPGNGQWSFNRYHLPRGSEVAVWKAEGHVLAPISRTDPPKGMAEVVMIPVVAACANAVAHATGKRFYQLPLTAQRIKKAL is encoded by the coding sequence ATGAATGTGCCCAAATCGGATTTGAGCCGGCGCAGCTTTTTGAAAGCCACGGCCGCTCTGGGCGTGATGGCCGGTGTGCGCCCCCTGGAGCAGGCGCTGGCCCAGATGGTGGAGCCTGCCAGCGCACAGGATGCGGGCTGGATGGCCGACGGCCGTCTGCGCTACCGCCGCGACGGCATGGCCAAGGTCACGGGGCAAAAGCTGTTTGCCGTGGACTTGCGTGCCAAGGACATGCCGGGCTGGCCGGCCCAGCAGTCCTATGCGCTGCTGATCATGATTCCGCGCGCCGACCGCATTTTTGCAGGGCTGGATCTGTCGGTGCTGGGTCAGGAGTTCGCTCCCGATGTGCTGGTGGATGCGCAGCGCGTGCAGGCCGATGGCGTGCTCATGCCCGAGCCGGTCTTCTACGGTAATTACTTTTTGCCCAAAGGCCAGGTCTCGCCCATGCTGGGCCAGCCGGTGGCGCTGGGCATTTGGCATGACTACGAGCGATACCGCGAGGCCGTGCGCCGGCTGCGCTTCAACGACAGCATCTTCCAGTACGGCGCGGCAGCCACGCCGCCACAGCGCAAGCCCTATGTGGCGGCCCGCTATGTGCGCATGGGCGCCGAAAGCCATGACGAGGCCGATCTGTACGCTCCGCTCACGCACGGCATCGTGCGTCCGGCGCTGACCGGTCCCGAGGTGCAGTGGCCAGGGGTGGATGATCCCAAGCATGGCAAGGCCATGCAGTACGCGGGGGAGATTCAGCAGCTGATGCAGCAGCCGCCCGAAGGCCTCAAGGTGTTCTCGCGCGACTATCAAAGCCAGTCCACCGAACCTGCGGCGCTGGAGCCCGAAAACGGTCTGGCCTGGTATGACGGCGCCAAGGGCGTGATGCACATGGTGGGCGCCACGCAGGCGCCCCATGCCACGGCCGCGCATGTGGTGAGCATGGTCAAGGCCAGCCGCTTTGCCCTCCATGAGATGGACTATCTGAGCGCCTACACCGTGGGCTACGGGCAAAAAGAGCACCACTCCTTTCCCTACTACGTGGCTCTGGCGGCCTTGTATGCCCAGGGACGGCCCGTGCGCCTGGCGCTGGATCGCTGGCAGCAGTTCCAGTTCGCGCTCAAGCGCCATCCCTTCGACCTCAAGACCTCAATTGCCGTGGATGACCAGGGCCAGTTCCAGGCGTTCACGGTCGATATGCGCGGCGACGGCGGCGGCACCATGAACTTCAGCCCCTCGGTGGGCACGCTGGGCGTGGCTTCCTCGCAGTCGGTGTATTACTTTCCCAAGAGCGATCTGTCGGTGGCGGTCTATCCCAGCGCCGAAGTCACGGCCGGCTCGGTGCGCGGCTATGGCACTTTGCAATCTATGGCGCCCACGGAAATGCTGGTCGATGAAATCGCCGAGCAGCTGCAGATGGATGCGATTGCGCTGCGCCAGAAGAACATGCTGCGCACCGGCTTGCGCAATACCCAGGGCTCCGTGCCCGCCGGGCATTTGCGCATCGGCGAGATTCTAGAGCTGGCGGCCAAGGACAGCGTCTGGACCCAGCGCGCCAAGCGCAAGGCCGAGTACGAGGCCGCCAGCCCCGGCATGCTGTATGGCGTGGGCTTTGCTGCGGTGCAGAAAAGCTTTGGCACGGCGGGCGAAGCTGCGCTGGCGCTGATCGAGCTGTCGCCGGACGGCAAGCTCAAGATGAAGCACATCACGGCCGAAATCGGCACCGGCACCACCACGGCGCAGATGCTGGCGGCCCAGCCTTTTCTGGGTCGTCCCATAGACGAGGTGGAGTTTGCTGCGCAAAAGTGGCCGCAGATGCCGGTGCATACCGAGGACAAGCCCAACTCCACGCCGCAGGCCGATGAAGACCGCCAGTCGCAAGACCCGTACTGGGTGCCCAGCTTCACCTCGCCCCAGTCGGCTTCCAACTCGGCTTACTACTTCACCCACACCACACGCCAGGCGGCCAAATTGCTGCTGGCCCACGGGCTGTGGCCTGCAGCACTGTCGATCTGGGGCAATCCTTTTGGCGGCCCTTTGCAGGCCATGCCCGTCACGCTGGATCAGGCCGAGTGGGTGGACGGAAAGCTGGTGGCCGGCGCCATGCCGCCGCTGAGTTTTGAACGACTGGCCGAGCGCGCCCATGCCCTGGGTCTGGTCACCGGCGTGTGCGTGCACACCTTCAACCGCCGCTCCTGGGCCAGTGCCGAGTTCGAGCTGGACGGCAAGCGCTTTGCTGCCGAGATCGATGCCCTGTCCGTGCGCTGGGGCGAGGGTGCAGACGCAGCCAAGAAAGCCGCCATGGACAGCGGCGGCTATGCCTTTCAGCCCCGCGTCAAGGTCAGCTACCCGCCGGTGCACCGCCTGGCGGCAGGCGCGGTGTATTACGCACCCTGCGCCACCCTGGTGGAGCTGGCGGTATCCAGCGGCACCGGCAAGGTCAGCCTGCTGGGTCACAAAACCTGGCTGGACTGCGGCGCGCAAATCGTGCCCGAGCTGGTTTCCGGCCAGTTGCAGGGCGGCGTGGCCATGGGCATAGGCCATGCCCTGTATGAAGAGCTGCCTCTGGGACCTACCGGTCCGGGCAACGGACAGTGGAGCTTCAACCGCTACCACCTGCCGCGCGGCAGCGAAGTGGCGGTGTGGAAGGCCGAAGGCCATGTGCTGGCGCCCATCTCCCGCACCGACCCACCCAAGGGCATGGCCGAGGTCGTGATGATCCCCGTCGTTGCCGCCTGCGCCAATGCCGTGGCCCACGCCACAGGCAAGCGTTTTTATCAATTGCCGCTGACTGCGCAGCGAATCAAGAAGGCATTGTGA
- the nadB gene encoding L-aspartate oxidase codes for MNSKLPMTDVLIIGAGLAGMSAALSLPPQLRVTLLSKSRFEECASAWAQGGIAAVLDAGDSVAEHVQDTLIAGAGLCDEAAVRQILEQAPAAMAWLQSHGVPFSCNADGSLHLTREGGHGQRRIAHAADRTGHAVHTALLQACQSRSNLTLLENTTALALLQDASDACTGAWLRMADGSEQQLQARHTILATGGMGQIYPYTTNPGTATGDGLAMAWRAGCRLQDLEFMQFHPTALQIDGKAAGLVSEALRGEGALLKLPNGERFMLRHDERAELAPRDIVARAIWAEMAEHGLAYVHLDISHQSRSWLEQHFPGVMALCAAHGIDIASQPIPVAPCAHYACGGIQAGVNGQTEVPQLYAIGEVARTGLHGANRLASNSLLECVVMGRAAAQHIAGQPLDSSYELHSNYRNPDKGFSGKRSPNIEQELRQLMLTHVGIVRSNQGLSRAAEQLALWRAQLQDIDAALRNQLDVCTLMVHAALQRQQSVGAHCNTDYPAREMLAA; via the coding sequence ATGAACTCCAAGCTCCCCATGACCGATGTGCTGATCATCGGTGCCGGGCTGGCTGGCATGAGCGCCGCCCTGTCCCTGCCCCCGCAGCTGCGCGTCACCTTGTTGAGCAAGAGCCGCTTTGAGGAATGCGCCAGCGCCTGGGCCCAGGGCGGCATTGCGGCCGTGCTCGATGCTGGCGACAGCGTGGCCGAACATGTGCAGGACACGCTGATTGCCGGTGCCGGCTTGTGCGATGAGGCCGCAGTGCGCCAGATTCTGGAGCAAGCCCCTGCTGCCATGGCCTGGCTGCAAAGCCACGGCGTACCCTTTAGCTGCAACGCCGACGGATCACTGCACCTGACCCGTGAAGGCGGCCACGGCCAGCGCCGCATTGCCCATGCGGCAGATCGCACCGGTCACGCCGTGCATACGGCCCTGCTGCAGGCTTGCCAAAGCCGCAGCAATCTCACGCTGCTGGAGAACACGACGGCCCTGGCCCTGCTGCAAGATGCATCCGACGCTTGCACCGGCGCCTGGCTACGCATGGCCGATGGCTCCGAGCAGCAGCTGCAGGCCCGCCACACCATTCTGGCCACCGGCGGCATGGGCCAGATCTATCCCTACACCACCAACCCGGGCACGGCGACCGGCGACGGTCTGGCCATGGCCTGGCGCGCGGGCTGCCGCCTGCAGGATCTGGAATTCATGCAGTTTCACCCCACGGCGCTGCAGATCGACGGCAAGGCCGCCGGTCTGGTCTCCGAAGCGCTGCGCGGCGAAGGAGCGCTGCTGAAGCTGCCCAATGGCGAGCGCTTCATGCTGCGCCATGACGAGCGCGCCGAACTGGCCCCGCGCGATATCGTGGCCCGCGCCATCTGGGCCGAGATGGCCGAGCATGGTCTGGCCTATGTGCATCTGGACATCAGCCACCAGAGCCGCAGCTGGCTGGAGCAGCATTTCCCCGGCGTGATGGCTCTGTGTGCCGCCCATGGCATAGACATCGCCAGCCAGCCCATTCCCGTGGCGCCCTGCGCTCATTACGCCTGCGGCGGCATCCAGGCCGGCGTGAACGGGCAAACCGAGGTGCCGCAGCTTTATGCCATTGGCGAAGTGGCCCGCACCGGCCTGCATGGTGCCAATCGGCTGGCCAGCAACTCCTTGCTGGAATGCGTGGTGATGGGGCGTGCGGCGGCGCAGCACATCGCCGGCCAGCCTCTGGATTCATCATATGAATTGCATAGCAACTACCGCAATCCTGACAAGGGCTTCAGCGGTAAACGCAGCCCAAATATCGAACAAGAGCTGCGACAGCTCATGCTCACCCATGTGGGCATTGTGCGCAGCAACCAGGGCTTGTCCCGAGCCGCCGAGCAACTGGCGCTGTGGCGCGCCCAGCTGCAAGACATCGATGCTGCGCTGCGCAATCAGCTCGATGTCTGCACGCTGATGGTCCATGCCGCCCTGCAGCGCCAGCAAAGCGTGGGAGCACACTGCAACACCGACTATCCGGCCCGCGAAATGCTGGCTGCCTGA